The genomic interval TATTGAAAAAGATCCCCAACTACCCATTTGCGGAAAACAATAAAGTGGAAGTCCAAAACTGAGACAAAGATCATggaagtaaaagaaaaatctaGGCGATGAtgataagttgattttttgattacaggaaaaacgaaaaaacgaaatttgCTATGGTTGTGTTGTCGTCGGGTATTGTCGATATTAAGTTTCTAATAGTACAATGGTTATATAAGTtatgagatatggcaacactgatgttattatgtcaaatttgacattgccatcataaagtttgacatttttaatggtaaatgTACTCAGAATGTGTTGTCGTACGAGtgttatttgaattgtttacggATACTTGAAAAATTCATCTTGATAGAAATATGGAATTAAACCGATGATTTTCGATTATATTCGCTTtaacttttggtgatgaagcaccatctcgagtcaCCGTAAACCctccgttccattagagcaacatGGAATAGTCAATTCTGAATCGTATACcagcatttttttgccaaaagtgttcgaaaaaatcaggggaACCAATCGTAGAAAACGAATCTttcgagctctcacacatcactttaaacaaaaacggttttgaacagtcaaaacatcgaattgatggatcattcGCCGTACAATCCTTATTTGGCAATTAATGATGTCTTTTCATTTcaacagattaaaaataaatcgcgaggtcaacgtttttctacacctggaGAAgcgtaatattttgaaaaacaataaaaccatttctaattgtagatatttgtttctatttgtctTTCTATTATCTTAAAATTGatgtagcaaccctcgtataaggTCACCAAaagattttatttgtaatttctctcaatatttatatattattatgttaatttttcatatttctgattggtattaccttaaatttgtttattaataccTGCAATGTTCGGGTTAGTAAACATTATATTATAAAGGGTGTCTCATAAGTAATATAGtttttcatatgtgaaaattaaaTCCAAAGGAGAAGTCGAAAATTTAATGcgataatatttttcatctaaaaatgattttacCATGGTGTCATAGGTTAAAAGCGTGAAGTACGATGGTCTATACCTACTTCGAATATTAAGGCTTTCATTCTCAATGATTATTTAATACAGTGAACATTGGAGACCGATATTATTCATGTGACACCCTcgataaattgaatttaattcaaaatacagtTACCTCCCGCTTCTCTACATCAATAAGAAAAAAGGGTAATTGTGTAATAAAATAGACCGCCTATAATTTCACAACTATGTATTAATATCAAGGTTTTTGTATCGTTCAAAATGACTTCACACTCAatttattaactaaataaaCTATGTAATAAACCAGATAacattattaatatcaaaatattaagaGCGTTAATGTTATATGCAACATTACAAGGCCAATGTATCCCATTCGTAGATTTACACACGCATATTTCAGTTTCATATCCTTCTGTCAATTTCTGTTTATAACACCCACTATCCACTATTCCACCAGAGTCGTGCTGAACTTTTGCGCACATGTAGGTAATATTAGCAactgaaaaagtaaaaatattaacaaacattatccactatttttaatatcttcgaATTAATCccaaaacatcattttttttatttatattttcaaacaaataaagTTTGTTTCCGGCTTTTGGAGAGGATAGTCATACAATGTAAATGGCATAATTTAAAATAGAACTCATGATAAACCTCCcagatttattattataaattatgtaaaaaagaTAATGAAACTCCACTCGCGTTGTAAGTATTTATTCTGATTTTCACTTAGTGGACATTCTGATTTGTAATTCAAATATTACGAAAACAGAGAGAAGGtaaatccggctcgaaggaccaaaagttaaatttagtagaaatgaataacattcatttattttgtgctGGTTTGTTataatcaagtttttttataaatttgagttatttttcggtttttaatacattttaaacaaaatttggtatttcataaagtatttttttgtctaatttaaATGTTACTAGTCAAGTATATATGAAAAcaagtaaattattttgatgttgaTATGGATTTCGGTTTGTTTCTTGTTCACAGCCATGGGGCATAataaattgtttcgaaaatCAATCGATAATGTCCGCATGCAAAGAAAACAACCTCCTCTCACTCACTATTGGATTCTTATCACAAGCACTGCTAGCAGTACCAAAAAATGAGGAATTGAATAAAAGAGTTGCTGGCTTTGAAAGAATTCCAAAcatttttagtgttttattttgtacttccctattttcaataaaatttgtcgttttattttcaattttcgtatGTTCCAAAGTAATAATAACATAAACCCGCATTTGTAAGTTTATACTcacttatattattataataatatgtatACTTGATACATCTTTGACTTATACTTCTTTTACACAAAATACTTTCTCTATATTTATCCCAAAGGTAATCCATATTAGGCAAAGTTCCATCATCTACAAAGGTAAAGCTTTCTTAATATATTCTATTAATATACATTCCAAATAACTATGGGCAAATGGCTCTGATAATATGATTATTTGAGAAACTAATAGTTGCTTCTCCAATACAACGAAactaaaaaattacttttctgcTAAATATGTtagattttcatatttaaattgtaattaatttatttataatcatcCACTGACCAACGGTAAATAACTTTCATGGAAATATATAGATTTGGGGACTCTTAAACTCTgcaacccaaaggatctattgtgtcccactttcttgctgcgatactagAGAACACAGTGTTTACAGCAGTTttacacttcgagagaatgggGATAGAGATTTTGTCCCCTGCCCAACATAACCTGTACGCTATATTATCCGCTAGatctagcatcttcaggtgtttgttaaggtaacagtgccccgatagagcTCCTGTTAGAATTCGTAGATAGTTCTTACTTAGAATGATACAATCAACAGATTTAGTCTGAtaatagtttcccagaagagtctttgccagTTTTAGcccttgtaggttgtcccaataattagttttcctcctatctaccttcttttccagtgctttttctattgttctgtagctgataccacagaagggttcgggttccatgaagggcttgtctatCCCCGCTTTAGCGAGATTCACatctatttcatttcccttcacTCCGGTGTGTTCCGGAAtgtagggtaattttatttttcttgtgtaTCTCGTTCAATTTTTCTAGGTAATCCCAAAcgattttggattttatgatattggagtttggagctctaatggctgcttgactaTAGGACAAGATGATGATCTCCATGAATGCTTGGTGTGCTGCCCATGTTTTCAGAGTTTTTGGTTCTgggcccgtacactcctatCCCAGTTCCGCCTGCCGTTTTGATCCGTCCGTACACCATCTACCCTTTGTCGAAGTATGCTTTTTACTTGTAAGTGGTAAAAACCATCCCTTATTACAAAATCTCATATTATAAAGTCAATTAGTGTAAAACTAGAgattaaactgaagtttaaactatGATTTAACTCTAGTTTAAACTAAGAAGAAACAAGATCGCCCTATTTTACAGGTCATAGTTAAACAGACATATTTCTGCCAGTTGTCACCAACATAACCagaatttttccaatatttgttctaaattaaattgtttaagaaagttttatacacaaaaatgaacaaagaacaaaaagaaTCGTGCAATTTCTATAAGATATACTTTTGGTTAACGTTGTGAAAAAATACAAAGGAACAGTAGAAtccaaaataaaagtaatacgTAACTTgg from Diorhabda sublineata isolate icDioSubl1.1 chromosome 8, icDioSubl1.1, whole genome shotgun sequence carries:
- the LOC130447456 gene encoding uncharacterized protein LOC130447456 isoform X1, with product MIYFMFFMIVFSFGTCVFGANNSDYPELNPEWTYCLEMTWFGPEYSNVTMYNGTCSDYLDETRAEGIPCAAPIVISYDGTLPNMDYLWDKYRESILCKRSISQRCIKYTYYYNNIIANITYMCAKVQHDSGGIVDSGCYKQKLTEGYETEICVCKSTNGIHWPCNVAYNINALNILILIMLSGLLHSLFS
- the LOC130447456 gene encoding uncharacterized protein LOC130447456 isoform X2, which encodes MIYFMFFMIVFSFGTCVFGANNSDYPELNPEWTYCLEMTWFGPEYSNVTMYNGTCSDYLDETRAEDDGTLPNMDYLWDKYRESILCKRSISQRCIKYTYYYNNIIANITYMCAKVQHDSGGIVDSGCYKQKLTEGYETEICVCKSTNGIHWPCNVAYNINALNILILIMLSGLLHSLFS